One window from the genome of Pantoea cypripedii encodes:
- the bcsO gene encoding cellulose biosynthesis protein BcsO, whose product MKNYDDLQRFKEKTQTLDIAFKDMSGQTQEADRSQWAIIRQLAADEDQETLGGGQRIDLPQPQPIRGNEFSAPQAETQVTPVASSVRGSILDSLAAVPAAASAEPAPAPAQSLFPPETSRPAPSITPVAPKATHVERQATTSLFPPPPPKPAEAPAAPVQAVVPEPVVAPAPRVVPAPVAPAPAAVAPVPAFVAPVAPAPQPAAAAPSRFGALFRSRPAAPTSLSKDTPLKPLLEKIALCR is encoded by the coding sequence ATGAAGAACTACGACGATTTGCAGCGTTTTAAGGAAAAAACGCAAACGCTGGATATCGCTTTTAAGGATATGTCCGGGCAAACGCAGGAAGCCGATCGAAGCCAGTGGGCGATTATTCGTCAGCTGGCTGCGGACGAAGATCAGGAAACCCTGGGTGGTGGCCAGCGTATTGATTTGCCGCAGCCGCAGCCGATTCGTGGCAACGAATTTAGCGCGCCGCAGGCCGAAACGCAGGTGACGCCTGTTGCCAGCAGCGTGCGGGGTTCGATTCTTGATAGCCTGGCGGCCGTCCCTGCAGCAGCATCGGCTGAGCCAGCGCCAGCGCCAGCGCAATCGCTGTTCCCGCCTGAAACCTCCCGACCTGCGCCATCGATCACGCCAGTGGCACCGAAAGCGACCCACGTTGAGCGTCAGGCGACCACATCGCTGTTTCCGCCTCCGCCGCCAAAACCGGCTGAAGCCCCGGCGGCCCCGGTTCAGGCTGTTGTGCCTGAACCTGTGGTGGCACCCGCCCCCCGGGTGGTGCCTGCTCCGGTTGCGCCAGCACCGGCTGCTGTTGCTCCGGTGCCCGCCTTTGTCGCACCGGTTGCGCCTGCGCCTCAGCCAGCGGCTGCGGCACCGTCACGCTTTGGCGCGTTATTTCGTTCGCGGCCAGCTGCGCCAACGAGCCTGTCGAAAGATACACCACTGAAACCGTTACTGGAGAAGATTGCGCTATGCCGTTAG